From a single Molothrus ater isolate BHLD 08-10-18 breed brown headed cowbird chromosome Z, BPBGC_Mater_1.1, whole genome shotgun sequence genomic region:
- the RGS7BP gene encoding regulator of G-protein signaling 7-binding protein isoform X2, which produces MYTTEMLKSICLLGSLQFHRKGKEPCGPPKILDTKVEESSEVPILEDTSLSPTDIQQHLWQVSTDIENTEGDMREMKNLLSKLRETMPLPLKNQDDSSLLNLTPYPLVRRRKRRFFGLCCLVSS; this is translated from the exons ATGTACACAACAGAAATGCTAAAGTCCATATGTCTGCTAGGATCGCTGCAGTTTCATCGGAAAG gaaaagaaccTTGTGGCCCACCCAAGATCTTAGATACTAAAGTGGAGGAGAGTTCTGAAGTACCTATTTTAGAAGACACATCATTATCACCAACAGATATTCAACAGCATCTATGGCAGGTTTCCACAGATATTGAAAACACTGAAGG AGATatgagagaaatgaaaaaccTTTTAAGTAAACTCAGGGAGACTATGCCTTTACCATTGAAAAATCAAG ATGATAGCAGCCTCCTAAACTTGACTCCCTATCCACTGGTAAGAAGACGGAAGCGAAGATTCTTTGGATTGTGTTGTCTTGTCTCAAGTTAG